Proteins encoded in a region of the Fusarium falciforme chromosome 6, complete sequence genome:
- a CDS encoding Fungal-trans domain-containing protein, translating to MTTQKPKVLVVLTSADKVPKTGKQIGWYLPELAHPFHVLNPLVELVYASPKGGVSPLDPVSVDLFKDDSVCKDFLENHTSVWENTTKLSDFAGRASEFDAIFYPGGHGPMVDLADDQHSKDLLRDFHSQGKVISAVCHGPAALVNATTAAGEPLLKGVKVTGFDNVGEEMFQFTEDMDFSLEDKLGQVSGGKYVKAAEGPLAEKVVVDGKFITGQNPASSKGVAEEIAKALGEAFFLDLFWDSWHCCYQILDQVEFKAHYKSLWGGPGQTTRKPSALVDIVLALCMQFGVTSLPRQVESKAEIDIRDATIAGRWLYRRAQALLACELERPSLTTLQCQFWSAVYLGNASYQNMAQSMIGASICTAHALGLHIEPSTELPLKEREARKQMWWTLFVFETRLCIRLGRPWGTDMSRTTCSLPGEDQEPHSGHVAWRSYTVQRARLMMLVRAVFDRFHQKCASIKKGNSSAIVEEFSKTLKGGVEDIQAWVETVPTALKTERRGSGMPFSTDLSEVDIEPFAPLWLRRQRLMLELGYHDSLLTLGRSCIAFSLKSVREPYNQGIHIDEIPSKFSTMLFVAGTAARHAISITHVLHQIYRDHDILDGWYEPFNYQWNAAITLVGFILAYSKTSSIVPAACEALSSSINVLEQMGSFFGVAASAAVVINNLLHKTSAVVRGLEEFATNPAEECSADISKAPLGQPDALHLPELDIASSILAGADGTFGPASEFEGFGFSHDLNQFAGIGDFGLEDNFDLWTYPLDS from the exons ATGACGACTCAAAAGCCCAAGGTTCTTGTTGTCCTTACCTCGGCCGACAAGGTCCCCAAGACCGGCAAACAGATTGGCTGGTATTTG CCTGAGCTCGCACACCCTTTCCACGTCCTCAACCCTCTTGTCGAGCTGGTCTATGCTTCGCCCAAGGGCGGAGTATCGCCTCTGGACCCGGTATCTGTTGATCTCTTCAAGGATGACTCGGTGTGCAAGGATTTTCTCGAAAACCACACCTCAGTCTGGGAAAATACGACAAAGCTGTCTGATTTTGCTGGCCGAGCCTCGGAGTTTGACGCCATCTTCTATCCGGGCGGACATGGTCCTATGGTAGATCTCGCGGATGACCAGCATTCAAAGGATCTGCTCCGTGACTTTCACTCGCAAGGCAAAGTCATCTCGGCGGTGTGCCACGGCCCTGCAGCTCTTGTCAACGCCACCACTGCTGCAGGCGAGCCGTTACTCAAGGGTGTGAAGGTCACTGGATTTGACAATGTGGGCGAGGAAATGTTCCAGTTTACAGAGGACATGGACTTTAGCCTCGAGGATAAGCTGGGTCAAGTCAGTGGCGGCAAATAcgtcaaggctgccgagggTCCCCTTGCGGAAAAGGTTGTGGTCGATGGCAAGTTTATCACAGGGCAGAACCCAGCGTCATCCAAGGGAGTGGCCGAGGAGATTGCCAAAGCTCTGGGG GAggccttcttcctcgaccTCTTCTGGGATTCTTGGCACTGCTGCTATCAGATTCTCGATCAGGTTGAATTCAAGGCGCACTACAAGTCCCTCTGGGGTGGCCCAGGCCAAACCACCCGGAAACCATCTGCCCTGGTCGACattgtcttggccttgtgcaTGCAGTTTGGTGTCACATCTCTTCCTCGACAAGTAGAGTCTAAGGCCGAGATTGACATCCGCGACGCTACTATCGCGGGTCGTTGGCTCTACCGACGCGCCCAAGCCCTACTGGCTTGCGAGCTGGAGAGACCTTCTCTCACAACCCTTCAGTGTCAGTTCTGGTCTGCCGTCTATCTCGGTAACGCATCCTATCAGAACATGGCTCAAAGCATGATTGGTGCCTCTATCTGCACTGCGCACGCACTTGGGCTGCACATCGAACCATCTACAGAGCTACCCCTCAAGGAACGAGAGGCAAGGAAGCAGATGTGGTGGACTCTGTTTGTGTTTGAAACCAGGCTCTGCATCCGACTGGGCCGACCTTGGGGGACTGACATGTCCCGGACAACATGTTCCTTACCGGGAGAGGATCAGGAGCCTCACTCCGGCCATGTGGCGTGGCGGAGCTACACGGTGCAAAGAGCTAGGCTTATGATGCTAGTTCGGGCCGTTTTTGACAGGTTTCACCAAAAGTGTGCTTCCATAAAGAAGGGAAACTCGAGCGCCATTGTTGAGGAGTTTTCCAAGACTCTCAAGGGCGGTGTGGAGGATATACAGGCGTGGGTTGAGACAGTCCCTACCGCACTCAAGACTGAGCGCCGTGGGAGTGGCATGCCCTTCTCAACAGATCTGTCTGAAGTTGATATTGAGCCTTTTGCACCACTCTGGTTGCGTCGGCAGCGCCTCATGCTGGAGCTTGGATATCACGACTCCCTTCTGACACTTGGCCGTTCATGCATAGCCTTCTCGCTCAAGTCAGTGAGGGAACCTTATAATCAAGGGATTCATATTGACGAAATACCCTCGAAATTTTCCACGATGCTTTTTGTGGCTGGAACTGCCGCTCGACACGCAATATCGATAACGCATGTATTGCACCAAATCTACAGGGACCATGATATCCTTGACGGTTGGTATGAGCCGTTCAACTATCAATGGAACGCGGCCATAACGTTAGTCGGATTTATCCTGGCCTACTCCAAGACCAGTTCCATAGTTCCAGCTGCTTGTGAGGCCCTTTCCAGCAGCATCAACGTCCTAGAGCAGATGGGCAGCTTCTTTGGGGTGGCAGCGAGCGCGGCGGTCGTCATCAATAACCTTTTACACAAGACCAGCGCCGTTGTACGCGGTTTGGAAGAGTTTGCGACCAACCCGGCCGAGGAGTGTTCGGCCGACATTTCCAAAGCTCCCCTAGGCCAACCTGACGCGCTTCATCTCCCGGAGTTGGACATTGCATCATCTATCCTGGCTGGAGCTGATGGCACATTTGGACCAGCATCCGAGTTTGAAGGGTTCGGGTTCAGCCATGATTTGAATCAATTCGCAGGGATCGGTGATTTTGGCCTCGAGGACAACTTTGATCTTTGGACGTATCCATTGGATTCGTAG
- a CDS encoding Rieske domain-containing protein codes for MLVSIDISPYVLCGAALALAASLFWFYGTFFNPTSTTLANVPLLTKWPDLHPGWWTDSERFQIEKRAIFSQTWICVSHRSRFVKAGDYIAFDIAGFRVLLMLGKDCTVRAFHNICRHRAFPVAKKASGSSTVLGCRYHGWSYDTTGQLTKAPQFDNVPGFEKSQNGLFAIHTRVDDGGFLYINMSASEPAGGELSHLNKTSQLAGITQSSHFIDSWEVQGNFNWKVIANDTQHTFQTPATEGVSRLFFAKDSVSTDQQRLGPLTIVSPKPGSPIWYQVTYSPDSVGQTTVRCDVYSTKKPDAHAFDSSAKANLKDQIQAMVHQHEGIYTKLTGPDFDALGGGYEQAKIADMVDAHLEKEKLQGQDIKPATIQQCRSAAYMQAEGICRAMECGSEKLAW; via the exons ATGCTCGTGTCGATCGATATATCCCCTTACGTCCTATGCGGCGCTGCCCTCGCTTTGGCTGCGTCGTTGTTTTGGTTCTACGGGACATTCTTCAACCCTACATCGACGACACTTGCAAATGTCCCACTCCTCACCAAGTGGCCCGATCTTCACCCAGGGTGGTGGACAGATTCTGAAAGATTTCAAATCGAGAAGCGTGCTATCTTCAGCCAG ACTTGGATCTGCGTAAGCCATCGCAGTCGCTTCGTCAAGGCCGGGGACTACATCGCCTTTGACATTGCGGGCTTCCGTGTCCTCCTCATGCTGGGAAAGGACTGCACCGTACGAGCATTCCACAATATTTGCCGCCATCGTGCTTTCCCCGTGGCCAAGAAGGCATCTGGATCTTCGACTGTGCTCGGTTGCCGATACCATGGATGGAGTTACGATACAACGGGCCAGCTCACAAAGGCACCTCAATTCGATAATGTCCCAGGTTTTGAAAAGAGCCAGAACGGGCTCTTTGCTATCCACACgagagttgatgatggtggattCCTTTACATCAACATGAGTGCGAGTGAACCAGCTGGAGGCGAACTGTCACATTTGAACAAGACTTCTCAACTTGCCGGTATCACTCAAAGCTCTCACTTTATTGACAGCTGGGAAGTACAGGGAAACTTCAACTGGAAAGTAATAG CCAATGACACCCAACATACCTTTCAAACACCTGCAACGGAGGGCGTCTCTCGTCTCTTCTTTGCCAAAGACTCCGTGTCTACAGACCAGCAGCGTCTTGGACCGCTGACTATTGTATCTCCAAAGCCTGGTAGTCCAATCTGGTACCAGGTCACATACTCTCCAGACTCTGTCGGGCAGACAACGGTACGATGCGACGTATACTCGACCAAGAAGCCTGATGCACATGCTTTTGACAGCAGTGCAAAGGCTAATTTGAAGGATCAAATTCAAGCCATGGTCCATCAACACGAAGGCATTTACACCAAGCTCACTGGCCCAGACTTTGACGCGCTTGGTGGTGGAT ATGAGCAGGCCAAGATTGCCGACATGGTCGACGCACATCTTGAGAAGGAAAAgcttcaaggacaagacatCAAGCCAGCTACCATCCAGCAATGCAGAAGCGCGGCATACATGCAGGCAGAAGGAA TCTGTCGAGCAATGGAGTGCGGTAGTGAAAAGCTGGCTTGGTGA